Sequence from the Flexibacter flexilis DSM 6793 genome:
ACCAAGTTTGTGGCCACAGGCGTAAAAATCGGTGGAAATTATATAAAACATTATGCAAAAAAAGCGATGAACCCCGACCTCAGTCGCGAGGAGTTGCACAAAGACAATGCCGCAGACATTTATGAGTCGCTCAGCGAGCTGAAAGGCAGTGCGCTGAAAGTCGCGCAAATGATGAGCATGGACAAAAACCTGTTGCCGAGAGCTTATTCCGACAAATTCCAAATGTCGCAATACAGCGCACCGCCTTTGTCGGGGCCCTTGGTTGTCAAGACTTTTCAGGAATATTTTGGCAAATCTCCCGCCGAACTTTACGACACTTTCAACCTGAAAGCCAGCAACGCCGCCTCTATCGGCCAAGTGCACGAAGCCACGCTCAAAGGCAAAAAACTGGCCGTCAAAATCCAGTACCCTGGGGTGGCCAACAGCATTAGCGCGGATTTGAAAATGGTAAAACCCGTAGCCGTGCGGCTCGTCGGTCTCAACGAAGCAGACATTAACCGCTACATGGAAGAGGTGGAAACCAAGCTATTGGAAGAAACAGATTACGAACTGGAAGTGCGACGCGGCACGGAAATTTCGGAGGCTTGCAGCCAAGCCATTGAAGGGCTGATTTTTCCCAAATACTACCCCGAACTTTCGAGCAAACGCATTATTACGATGGATTGGCTCGACGGAATGCACCTCAAAGAGTTTTTGGCCACCAACCCAACGCAAGAAATTCGCAACCGTGTGGGGCAAACGCTTTGGGATTTTTATGAATATCAAATCCATACGTTGCGCCAACTGCACGCCGACCCGCACCCTGGCAATTTTCTGATACGCCCCGACGGAACAGTCGGAATCATTGATTTTGGTTGTGTGAAAGAAATTCCTGAATGGTTTTATCACAAACATTTTGCCTTGCTCAATCCGCGCAACTTAGAGGACAAAGACAAAATTTTGCAACTGTTCTATGACTTGCAATTTTTGTATCCGAACGATGAACCGCGCGAAAAGGCGTTGTTTTTTGATATTTTTGTAGAAATGTGCAACCTATTAGGCCGACCATTTCACACCGATACGTTTGATTTTGCCGACGACGAGTATTTCAATAGCATTTACGAATACGGCGAAAACCTCTCGCGCATGAAAGAAATAAAAGAACAAAAAGTGGCACGCGGTTCTAAAGATGCCTTGTACATAAATCGTACATATTTTGGACTTTATTCGATGCTCAACGAGTTACGCGCAAACATTACAACTCACTCGGTTTTTAAAACCATGACCATTTAATAAAAAAACAATATTATCCCCTAAAAGCGATGTGTTTTCAGAAAACGCATCG
This genomic interval carries:
- a CDS encoding ABC1 kinase family protein gives rise to the protein MKDQSRIPTNKVERATKFVATGVKIGGNYIKHYAKKAMNPDLSREELHKDNAADIYESLSELKGSALKVAQMMSMDKNLLPRAYSDKFQMSQYSAPPLSGPLVVKTFQEYFGKSPAELYDTFNLKASNAASIGQVHEATLKGKKLAVKIQYPGVANSISADLKMVKPVAVRLVGLNEADINRYMEEVETKLLEETDYELEVRRGTEISEACSQAIEGLIFPKYYPELSSKRIITMDWLDGMHLKEFLATNPTQEIRNRVGQTLWDFYEYQIHTLRQLHADPHPGNFLIRPDGTVGIIDFGCVKEIPEWFYHKHFALLNPRNLEDKDKILQLFYDLQFLYPNDEPREKALFFDIFVEMCNLLGRPFHTDTFDFADDEYFNSIYEYGENLSRMKEIKEQKVARGSKDALYINRTYFGLYSMLNELRANITTHSVFKTMTI